The Mesorhizobium loti DNA segment TATCGGCTGGTGCGCAAGCACGGCGGACGCCAGCGCGCTGGTTGGCGTTTCGACATCCGGCATCTGTATCAGAAGTCCGGCAGCCTCTCGCCGCTCAAGCGCTTCGCCTTCGAGCTGCGCGACATCGTGCGCCGCCAACCTTTGCCGGGATATCTGCTGTTCACAGAGGTCGAAGCCAGCGGCCGTGTGCTGCTGGCTTTCGAACCGGCGCCCGCGTCGGTGGTCAGGATCGTGCCATCGGGAACCCGAACTATCGTGCCATCGGGGACCGCATCCTCGTGCTTTCGCGAACCGGGATCGGCCTTAAGGGACGAGCCCTTAACGGAAAACCGCGCTCTTAACTTAGAGTCTAACTCTCAATCTAACAGTCTTGCGGGCGAGCCGGGGACCGGCGGTAGGCAGGAGCGGCGGTGCGTTGGCCCGAGCGAGGGAGATGACACATGACGTCGTCTACCGAATTGCCGGCGCGCAGCGAGCTCACGACGGTCGAGCTGATCTGGATCGAGAAGCGGGTCGAGCATCGCATCCGCTTCGGACATCCATCCCATGAGACGATCATCGACAAGCAGCGGCGCGTCGTTGGATTTTCGCCAGGCAGTGTCTTTGCGTTCGTGCGCTGGGCGGCGAATGACTTTGGCACTGTCGTTTCGCGCATCGACATCGTGCGCGCGGTGTTGCACGCTGAACCTTATCAGACGCTGCGTTACATCCGGCCAGGCGGCGAGATCCTGCTCAAGATCGCGGGCTGGGACAAGGTTGAGCGGGTTCTCAAGCTGATCGATGCGATCGAAGCGATCGGTCTCGATCCGGCCGGGGCCGCGCCGGATTATTGGCGTCAGACCCATAACCGTCTCGTGGCCGGCGGAACGCCGCGTGCCTATTCGCTCGAGCAGCACCGCGCCTTTCTGTTGCGCAAGCGGGTGACCTCATGAGCCGCGCCGCATGCATGGCCGCAGCCCTTGCGGCCGTCGTCGCGACGGTCGCTCCAGCTGTCATGGAGATGCCGTCGCTGCTGCTGTGGAATGTATCGGCCAGCGCGCCGCTTGGGCTCTATGCGATCAGGAAGATGGCCGCACCAAGGGCTGGCGCGCTCGCTGTCATCGCACCGCCAGATACAGTCGCTCGGTTCGCCGCCAAGCGTGGCTACCTGCCGCTCGGCGTGCCGATGCTGAAGCACATCGAGGGGCTTCCTGGGAGCCAAGTCTGCCGCGCAGGCCGCGTCATCATGGTGAACGGACTTGCGGTGGGTGCTGCGCTGGAGCGCGACCGCAAGGGACGCGCCCTGCCTGACTGGCAGGGTTGCCGCGTCATCGCCGCCGCCGAGATCTTCGTCATGAACCGGAAGGTCGATGACAGTCTCGACGGCCGCTATTTCGGGGCGTTCCCGGCGAGCTCGATCGTCGGAGGCGCGCTGCCGCTTTGGACCGACGAGAGGGGCGATGGCCACTACACCTGGCTCGCTCCGGCGAACTGAAATTCAGCCCAGCCAACAAGAGATAGGAGATAATCCATGGCCGAGATCGGCGTCTTCCACAAAACAGAATCCGGTTATTCCGGACGCATTCGAACGCTGCTCGTGGATGCCGAGCTGGTGCTTGTGCCCACCAAAACATCTGACGACAAAGCGCCGGATTTTCGTATCCACATCGGCGACGGCAGCGGCCCCGAGGTCGGCGCGGCCTGGAAGGAAACCGGACAGACGGCTGGCGACTATCTGTCGTTCCGGTTGGAAGATCCGCTGTTTGGCCGGCGCTTTCGCGCCGGTCTGTTCCAATCCGACGACGGCTCCTGGTCGCTGCGCTGGATCCGGCCGAAGCCGCGGCCGGAGCGTGCTCGATGAGTGGGCTATCGGCGCCGAAATGTGGGAACGAACGCCGCCCCTTCCGTTGGTCGCCTACGCGGCGAGAAGCGCTTTTTCTTATCGGTGGCATGCTGATCTTCTGTCACGCAATGACGGGGGCCGTCGCGCAATCCGCGCCGGCCTCACGCAAATCCGCGGACGATCCTTATACCGCGCCTATTGCCGAGGCGTCGCATCGCTTCCGCGTTCCTCAGCGCTGGATACGGGAAGTCATGCACCTCGAAAGCGCCCGCGACCCGCGCGCTGTTTCGCGAAAGGGGGCCGTGGGCTTGATGCAGATCATGCCCGATACCTGGGCTGAGCTGCGCCTTCGTAACCAGCTCGGCCGCGATCCCTATGATCCGCGCGACAACATCCTTGCCGGCACCGCCTATCTTCGCGAGTTGTATGATCGATACGGTTCACCGGGCTTTCTCGCCGCCTACAATGCCGGGCCAGGGCGTTACGAAGCCTTCTTGAAGGGCCGTCCGCTGCCGGCTGAGACCCGGGCCTATGTTGCGGCGCTTCGCCCTTTCTGGGGCGGCGGTGATGCACCCGGCGCGATCACCGCCGGTCATGCCAAGGCCGTCAGCTGGAAGGTCGCGCCGCTGTTCATAGTGCCGTCCGGGGCCATGGCCGCTTCCGGTCTTCCGGCCGGCGAGGACGCTTCCGTCGAGCTCTCGTCGTCACCGTTGGTGCGCAAACTTTTCGCGGCCGGTTCGCAGCCGCGCCAGCTCTTCACTGGGTCCGACGTCTGGACATCGCAGCGATGACGAAGTCTCCTCCAGGGCGCTCCCTGGCGTCTCGTTTTACGTCGCAGCCAATGAGGCGCGCAGAGCACAGGACAGCAACCGAAGGATGGCAGGATAAAAGGGCGCACATTGCGCGGCGGTCGGGTGGTTGTTCTTGCTTGATTTTCTGGCGGGGGCCGCACATTGCCGGCCAATGGCGCAATGTCTATGAAGAAGCGAAGATATTGTATTTGTTTTTCTTTTTCCACATTGCGGTGCCGCGCCATGGCTGATGAGCGCGAGTTTCGCCTTCGACCCGGGCGCATCCGCTCCACGCGCGCCCAGCAGGCCCGGCCCTTCATCGCGCAGGTGTTGGCCGCGGCGAAAAAGGCAGGCGGCGGTATTTCGCGCTCGGGCCGGATTGTACAAGCAAGCCGCTCCCGCTTTGGTCACGGTCAGCGCGCCAGCATCCAGGCCAACCGCCTCATCACCTCGCGGTCGCGCGGCGCCGTCGTCAAGGCGCGAGTCGTCCGTCATTCCGTGCGCTCCGCTCCACTTGGCACCCACCTCAACTATCTGCGTCGCGAGGGTGTCAGCCGGGACGGGGAGAAGGGGCAGTTGTTCGGTCCGGGGACGGAGAATGCCGATGGCGCGGCCTTCGCCGCTCGCGCCAAGGACGATCGTCACCATTTCCGCTTCATCGTGTCGCCGGACGACGCTCTCGAAATGGCGGACCTCAACGCCTTCACCCGCGATCTGGTGGGGCAGATGGAGAAGGACCTCGACACGCGGCTCGACTGGGTGGCAGTCGATCACTGGAACACCGAGCATCCCCACATTCACCTGATCGTGCGTGGCGTCCGCGACCATGGCCAGGATCTGGTCATCGCGCGTGACTACATCAAGGAAGGCATGCGCGACCGGGCTCGCGATCTGGTTACCCAGGAACTGGGTCCGCGCACCGATCTCGATATCCGCCAAAGGCTCGAAAGCCAGATCCAGTCCGAGCGGTGGACGCAACTCGATCGGCAGTTGCTTCGCGACAGCCGTGACAGCGGGATCATCGATCTCGCGCCGTCTCGCCTAAGGCAACCGGACGAGTATCGCGCTCTGAAAATCGGTCGCCTGCGCAAGCTCGAGACCCTTGGTCTTGCCCAACAGGCCGGGCCTGGCCAATGGGCTATCGACGAACGGGCCGAAGCAACACTGCGCGAGCTTGGCGAGCGCGGCGACATCATCAAGCGCATCCACCGCGCGATGAGTGCGGCTGGCATCGAGCGTGGCTCAGCCAATTATGTCCTGGCCGCGGAGAGCCTGGAGACGCCTGTTATCGGCCGGCTGGTCGATCGTGGGCTCGATGACGAACTGATCGGCACGGCCTATGCCGTGGTTGACGGCGTCGACGGACGTACCCATCACATCAAGCTCTCCGATCTGGAGGCGGCTGGAGACAGCGCACCGGGATCGATTGTCGAGCTGCGAAAATTCGAGGATGCGCGCGGTCGACGTCGGGCCGCACTCGCCGTGCGCTCCGATCTTGCTGTGGATCGGCAGATTACGGCATCGGGTGCGACCTGGCTCGACCGTCAGGCAATCGCGCGCGAACCGACCGCCCTGGCCGAGGCCGGCTTCGGCGCCGAGGTTCGCGACGCCCTCGACCGGCGCGCCGAACATCTTGTCAAACAGGGGCTCGCGGAGCGCCAAGGCAGACGCATCACCTTCACCCGGAACCTGCTCGACACGTTGCGGCGTGCAGAACTGGAGAAGCTTGGCGACAGGCTCGCCGCCGACACCGGAAAACCCTTCCAGGAGGCCGCCAGCGGAGACTTTGTTGCCGGCGCCTATCGCCAGCGCTTGTCACTCGCCTCCGGCCGTTTCGCCATGATCGACGACGGGCTCGGCTTCCAGCTCGTCCCGTGGACGCCCTCACTCGAAAAGCATCTCGGCCAGCACGTCTCCGGTGTCGCACGTGGTGACGGCGGCATCGACTGGAGCTTTGGCCGCAAGAAGGGGCTCGGCCTCTGACAACGGAAGAAAGGAACAACCATGTCCGCCACCAAAATCCTGTGGGGCCAGATCCTCACGGTCTTCCTGATCGTCCTGGCGACGACCTGGGCGGCGACGCAATGGACCGCATGGAAACTCGGTTTCCAGATCGGGCTCGGTCCACCCTGGTTCGAGATCGCTGGGGTGCCCGTCTACTATCCGCCATCTCTGTTCTGGTGGTGGTATTTCTACGACGCTTATGCCCCGTCAATCTTCGTGGAAGGTGGCTTGATCGCTGTGTCCGGTGGCTTCCTCTCGATCGTCGTTGCCATCGGCATGTCGGTGTGGCGGGCGCGCGAAGCCAAGACTGTTCAGACCTACGGGTCGGCACGCTGGGCCGAAAAGCGACAGGTGGAGGCAGCGGGCCTGATCGA contains these protein-coding regions:
- a CDS encoding type IV secretory pathway VirD2 components, which codes for MADEREFRLRPGRIRSTRAQQARPFIAQVLAAAKKAGGGISRSGRIVQASRSRFGHGQRASIQANRLITSRSRGAVVKARVVRHSVRSAPLGTHLNYLRREGVSRDGEKGQLFGPGTENADGAAFAARAKDDRHHFRFIVSPDDALEMADLNAFTRDLVGQMEKDLDTRLDWVAVDHWNTEHPHIHLIVRGVRDHGQDLVIARDYIKEGMRDRARDLVTQELGPRTDLDIRQRLESQIQSERWTQLDRQLLRDSRDSGIIDLAPSRLRQPDEYRALKIGRLRKLETLGLAQQAGPGQWAIDERAEATLRELGERGDIIKRIHRAMSAAGIERGSANYVLAAESLETPVIGRLVDRGLDDELIGTAYAVVDGVDGRTHHIKLSDLEAAGDSAPGSIVELRKFEDARGRRRAALAVRSDLAVDRQITASGATWLDRQAIAREPTALAEAGFGAEVRDALDRRAEHLVKQGLAERQGRRITFTRNLLDTLRRAELEKLGDRLAADTGKPFQEAASGDFVAGAYRQRLSLASGRFAMIDDGLGFQLVPWTPSLEKHLGQHVSGVARGDGGIDWSFGRKKGLGL
- a CDS encoding conjugal transfer protein; TraF, translated to MSRAACMAAALAAVVATVAPAVMEMPSLLLWNVSASAPLGLYAIRKMAAPRAGALAVIAPPDTVARFAAKRGYLPLGVPMLKHIEGLPGSQVCRAGRVIMVNGLAVGAALERDRKGRALPDWQGCRVIAAAEIFVMNRKVDDSLDGRYFGAFPASSIVGGALPLWTDERGDGHYTWLAPAN
- a CDS encoding lytic transglycosylase, catalytic, with product MQIMPDTWAELRLRNQLGRDPYDPRDNILAGTAYLRELYDRYGSPGFLAAYNAGPGRYEAFLKGRPLPAETRAYVAALRPFWGGGDAPGAITAGHAKAVSWKVAPLFIVPSGAMAASGLPAGEDASVELSSSPLVRKLFAAGSQPRQLFTGSDVWTSQR